A stretch of the Enterobacteriaceae endosymbiont of Donacia proxima genome encodes the following:
- the priA gene encoding replication restart helicase PriA: MKIIKVVINNSIINNEFDYLLPKNVIISIGCRVLISIKKKNYIGIVIKITYSSKKSLDKLKYISKILDKKSLFNFLILNFAKKISQYYQYPIGSILFQILPIFFRKKNEFLIEKLDILQIKKIIFLNNSKIIKYCNFKKIKKINLIFNNKKFNFIQKKKNNNFYKKDIQNILKKFEEKYYKNKFFVWVTQNNIIFLEKINIYLNIIKKILLQKKQILIIVPQYYFFFELYEYFLSKLDIHICLLYSNFTNKKTLLIWKSIKNGIIPIIIGTKFSIFTQFLQLGLIILTEEHNFIYRKTNIYKYNIRNIAILRAKTENIPIILNSNTLNIETIYYINIGKYKFLFKNNITILYKHFFKFLILDKNKKIFKSQFFSKILIQIIFKCIKNKEQIIIYYKYIGYSINILCNFCQKILKCIDCNNNFIFYKKIWKLYCYCCKKTIDMFTACPFCKKNFFIPIGIGTEQLIELLHNIFPNILILNINNNNFLKKILLIDNTKPLIIVSSQILYKEYFSFLKNSLIIFFNIDNILFSKNFKTTEYFIQNIFNILNNHLDKKKKMVIIQTFYPQNEIFLKIFKEYKNYHDMTNLLLKERKKMLLPPFTKHISIVFESKNKIILLNFLNILKKKIIGKYINEKDFIIIGPLSLKQRKRKGFFRKQLILQHLFKKRLQSIINYIFLIIKKIIFFKKIKFIINVDPI, from the coding sequence ATGAAAATTATTAAAGTAGTAATTAATAATTCTATTATAAATAATGAATTTGATTATTTATTACCAAAAAATGTTATTATTTCTATTGGATGTAGAGTTTTAATATCAATTAAAAAAAAAAATTATATAGGTATAGTAATAAAAATTACTTATTCTTCTAAAAAATCTCTAGATAAATTAAAATATATATCTAAAATTTTGGATAAAAAATCACTTTTTAATTTTTTAATATTAAATTTCGCGAAAAAAATTTCTCAATATTATCAATATCCAATCGGAAGTATTTTATTTCAAATATTACCTATTTTTTTTAGAAAAAAAAATGAATTTCTTATAGAAAAATTAGATATTTTACAAATAAAAAAGATTATTTTTTTAAATAATAGTAAAATTATAAAATATTGTAATTTTAAAAAAATAAAAAAAATTAATCTTATATTTAATAATAAGAAATTTAATTTTATTCAAAAAAAAAAAAATAATAATTTTTATAAGAAAGATATACAAAATATTTTAAAAAAATTTGAAGAAAAATATTATAAAAATAAATTTTTTGTTTGGGTAACACAAAATAATATTATTTTCCTTGAAAAAATTAATATATATTTAAATATTATTAAAAAAATTTTATTACAAAAAAAACAGATACTAATAATAGTTCCTCAATATTATTTCTTTTTTGAGCTATATGAATATTTTTTATCTAAATTAGATATACATATTTGTTTATTATACTCAAATTTTACTAATAAAAAAACATTACTAATATGGAAAAGCATTAAAAATGGTATAATACCTATTATTATAGGTACTAAATTTTCTATTTTTACACAATTTCTACAATTAGGATTAATAATCCTAACAGAAGAACATAATTTTATATATAGAAAAACGAATATATATAAATATAATATAAGAAATATAGCTATTTTAAGAGCTAAAACAGAAAATATTCCGATAATATTAAATTCTAATACATTAAATATAGAAACCATATATTATATTAATATTGGTAAATATAAATTTTTATTTAAAAATAATATAACAATATTATATAAACATTTTTTTAAATTTTTAATATTAGATAAAAATAAAAAAATATTTAAATCACAATTTTTTTCTAAAATATTAATACAAATAATATTTAAATGTATTAAAAATAAAGAACAAATTATTATATACTATAAGTATATTGGATATTCAATTAATATCTTATGTAATTTTTGTCAAAAAATTTTAAAATGTATAGATTGTAATAATAATTTTATTTTTTATAAAAAAATCTGGAAATTATACTGTTATTGTTGTAAAAAAACTATTGATATGTTTACTGCATGTCCATTTTGTAAAAAAAATTTTTTTATACCAATAGGTATTGGTACAGAACAATTAATTGAATTGTTACATAACATTTTCCCAAATATATTAATTTTAAATATAAACAATAATAATTTTTTAAAAAAAATTTTACTTATTGATAATACAAAACCATTAATAATTGTTTCGTCTCAAATTTTATATAAAGAATATTTTTCTTTTTTAAAAAATAGTTTAATTATATTTTTTAATATAGATAATATTTTATTTTCTAAAAATTTTAAAACTACAGAATATTTTATACAAAATATTTTTAATATATTAAATAATCATTTAGATAAAAAAAAAAAAATGGTTATTATTCAAACATTTTATCCACAAAATGAAATATTTTTAAAAATTTTTAAAGAATATAAAAATTATCATGATATGACTAATCTTCTTTTAAAAGAAAGAAAAAAGATGTTATTACCTCCTTTTACTAAACATATTTCTATAGTTTTTGAATCTAAAAATAAAATAATTTTATTAAATTTTTTAAATATTTTAAAAAAAAAAATAATAGGAAAGTATATAAATGAAAAAGATTTTATTATTATTGGTCCATTATCATTAAAACAACGTAAAAGAAAAGGTTTTTTTAGAAAACAATTAATTTTACAACATCTTTTTAAAAAAAGATTACAATCAATTATAAATTATATTTTTTTAATTATAAAAAAAATTATTTTTTTTAAAAAAATTAAATTTATTATTAATGTTGATCCAATTTAA